The Coturnix japonica isolate 7356 chromosome 9, Coturnix japonica 2.1, whole genome shotgun sequence genomic interval AGGCCACAAAAGTTATTCCTGGAAGAGTTGGCCGTgtaatttcagttaaaaaaacaagTGTATTTCTAATTCATGTTTGTTAGCACTGCTCTGGTTTCTGAACTTGGTGCTGCgtgaaaatgaaacagcacTGTTCTGTTAGTGATTATCATGTAACCTTGTGAACCAGGCCTGGCTGGTTTGGTGCTGAGGTAGCAACATGAAGTGCCCCAAGGAGGTAACAAATCAATCCTTGTGCATAGTTGACTTTTCCAATGCAGCCTGAATCTTAAATTCATCTCTGAAGAtcatgttctcattttcttcctttgagaaACAACGAGTGTGGAAACTGAGTGACCTAAGAgatgtagatttttttcctatatggAAAGGGCCATATCATCCCAAACATACAGTTAGAGGATCTCTTTTAGAAGTGGAGTGCCTTAAGAATCTGGAATTAGTTACGTAGGGGGTCAGTTGTGTGAGCGTGTGGCATCTATTGCTTTCATCAGTGCAGAAGGTGTTCCAGTATTTCATGTTCATTTATATAGGAGGACCTCTGTTCTGGCTGTGTTTTGAAACAgacatttcaaacaaaacttcTAGAGACTTTCAAGAGTCAAGAGACTTTCAAACAGGGAAGAtataaactggaaaataatagtaatttttGTTGCTACTGCAGGGTTGTTCCTCAGAAGGCAACTTGTAGCACAAGTAGCAGCAAGCAGGGCCTGCCTGCTGGTTTTCTACAGCAAACTGAGGCAAAAGCTGAATTTCCATGTATGCTTGACTTAATATTCACTGAAGCGgatatcatagaatcctaggatggcctgggttgaacaGGACTACAGggaccatccagttccaaccctgtGCTATGTGCAGTGTTGccaaccaccaaaccaggctgcccagggccacatccagcctggccatgaatGTCtgcatggatggggcatccacctggctcagtttaaaaccattcccctgtgtcctgtcactgtccacctttataaacagccattccccctcctgtttatacgctctgttcaagtactggaaggccacaatgaagtctccccagagccttatCTTCTCCAAGCAGAACAATTCTcccaacctttcctcacaggagagctgctccaaccctctgatcatcttagtggcctccaCTGGACCCCCTCCAAGAGCTCCAcgtccttcctgtgctgggagccccaggcctggacacagcactgcagatggggcctcatgagagCTGAGTAGAGGtggacaatcacctccctctccctgctggtcaCCTCTTTTTGTGTGTAATAATTCAGAAATTAGttctttcactgtttctgtaattattttgtgtgtgttcgATTGCTGAGGTTTTGTGAATGCGTGTTTTTTctattggtttttttttgttcatttgtttttcaactaCCGAGACCCAGCAGAAAGTCCTGCAGGGAAGCATGGGTTGGAATTGCTAAAGCAGGGCCCTTGAGAGGTTCCTTTAGCAGCACTGTGTGATTTGGTAAAGTTTAAGCTGCTCTGAGTTCTGGTGTGTCCCATCAACGGGAGTGTTGGAAAAATACCTCCTTAGGTACTGTTACAACAGTACTGTGATGTGCATTGTCACAGGGCATTTATTCTGGAGTGTGGCTGTAGCAGTGCCCAGAATCTTCTCCCATCCTGACTTCATGCTCTGAACCTGCCTCGAgtgggctgagctgcagctctgggtcACACAGCTGCCCTTCATAGAGCCTTATTTCCTGCCTGTGACTGGACTGGGCTGCAGATGGTACATTAACATTCAAACCTACTCCCCAGCCACAATTAAATAAGTATTTCTGAGCCTTCTTACAGTTCTTCACGTGGCCTTGAATGATAGCAGCGCtttgcttcctcctgctgcttcagtttcttaGTGGTGGAAATGTAGTAGCTattcttctgtctttatttaGCCAAGAAACTGGTGTGGCATGCAGTGCTACTTTGTCATAAGTAACACTGAGGAGAAGAGATGGTTCCTTAGGTCTTGTGGGTAGATTTTTGCAAcgctgtttctttgctttcaacaCTTGTTTTTAAGAGTTGCAGGTAAGTGTGCCAAGCAATCTGTAGGGAGAGGCTGTGAAAGGCCAGTCCTCCTAGCAAGTTCCAATGTACTCATTTCCAAGTCATAATGACAAGACCTTGATGTTTTCAAGGTTGTGAAGGGCTCTGATACTCAGCTTTAACCTATTAAGTATACTCGTTTCTGTTTCCTATTGCAAACAGTATCAAGCTGGTATTAACTTGTATGTATCAGAATCTGGGTGGATCCTTTTGGAATCAGATCCCAGTTGCTGTGTGTCCCTAGTTCAGTTTCACAAGACCTTCTGgtccttcttccttccactgATCATGAAGTTCTCCAGACTTGTGACAGGATTTCTGTGGCATTATTTCCCATTCTCTGCTGTTTGGGTTTTAAATTGAGGATTGGAGTCTGTTCTTAAGTTGTCTCTTGCCAGGAGCAGTGTATGAACACATGGAAGTGAAATGGCAGGTTCTTCCATACGATGCCTACATTGTAATTTCTCTCAAGAATCCAGCGTGCTTCCAGTCCAGTCTTCTGTGAGATGAGAAGGAAAGATAATAACATGGTGGTTTGGGATATACCATGCCTGAACTAGTGGCCCTTGGGTCAAGAGGCACCTCGATACACTGGAGGAAGGGGTCAGCAGAACCCTGGGAGGATGAGCAAGGAGATGGGTTGTGCTGCCTGCCATAAGCACAGCCTTAACGAGAGGGACCTGGAAGTGACAGTGAGTGCCAACAGTGTGTTCCTGTTATAACACATGTTGTTTATAATATTCCTGTTATAAATAATATGTAAAGAACTGCTTATTGTGCAAAATTGCAGGGAGTGACCCAAGCAGATGCAGCTGGgtatttctctttgcttctcatTAGGCTTAGTGTTGATACAGCAAGGCCTGCTATGGTGCCTTGATATTTAAGGTTAGCAAGCACAAGGGagcttttttttgcttgtaaatccttttgttttctgttctcactGTTTGTCATCCTGTGCTCTGTGATTTAAAAGTCACTGACGAGTTGGTAGCTTCAAATTGTGGCCATCGATATTCGGCATGAGGAAAAACTGGGCAGTATTTCAGTCAGTTGTGGTGCTGTTGTATTGGTGACTCACAGGAGGAAAGTCTGGGTTGTAAGATAAATGCAGCTCTTGTCAGATGCCGAGCAGGAGTCAAGACAAAGGACTTAATTAGTAGTTCAGAGAGGGAAAATGTTGTCTCACTTTTAAATAGGGATTAAAATACTGGGAGTACACAAAGCTATCAGAATAGCAGCATGGAAATAGAGCAGCACGCCAAATCTTGTGCATCTTGTAGCCAAGCTGTAGTGCAGTGTGGCAAACACTGAAGGTGCTCAGAACTTGCATTGCAAGAGGCCCTTTCTGGGGGTGCAGGGAGGGAGTTGTTGTGGGGCTCCTGACTTGTCAGAACAGTTCTCTCTACTTTGGCAAGGTGGTGAACAAGATGTGTACCCAAGTCCTGTGAACAAaagtattttggtttttaaagaTGTATTTAGACACTGCTGTATGTATGGCTGTTTTGGAATGAATCGGGGGGTTATTTTGAGCATTAGATGAGCTGTGCTTGTGAGAGCACTGAGCTGGAATGAAAGAGGGGAGGAACTTAGCAGTGtaataacaaaatgaaaccaaaatgtTTCAAGCCTCTCTGCATAGGAAGCAGTGGTTGTGCCCTTTGGGCAGGGTACTTCATTCTGGTGTGACCAATGATTCCATCATcaacttctctattttttttgtGCAGAGTAGatgatgtatttttgttttatgtctCCTGTTGGGATTCAGAAAGCTGCCGTATGCTTTCATCTTAACATGTTCAGAAGTAAACCCTGTTTTAGGGAAGTTCTTTTCACAAATGGAATACAacagtgaatgaatgaatgctAATCTGCATTAGGAGTACACTTAAAGGTTGTAGAGCCCTGGAGGACTCTGGGGAAAACGCTGCTTAAAAGGGTATTGTGTAACATAGGTGAGTATTTTTGTCTTTACTTTTGTGATTTGTATGTTACAGGCCTGTGGTAATTAAAGTTCTCCACTGAAGGAAAGGTCATATTGCTCTTAGACATCAGCTAGGCACAGACCTGTAAATTCGTGTATCACAGTCATGAgatgatttgggttggaaaggtccttaaagcCCTTCAGTTTCCAGTCCCTGCCAAGGTCAGGAATGCCTCCtaccaggccaggctgcccacggccccatccagcctggcaggAGACCATTCCTGAAACCTCAGGAATGCTCAGGCTGCTACAAGGTCTCTGCAAAGCCTTCTCTTTCCAAGCCCAGCTCTCATCCAGTCTCCATAGGAGGAGTGCTGTAGGAGGAGGCTGCCTGTGGACTCTCCAGCATCCAGGGGCATGAGCTGAGTGTAGCactgcaggtggggcctcacaacAGCAGAGTAtagagggggacagtcacctcccaTGCCCTGCTGGTCACATTGCTCTCGATGCAGCCCAGGACTATTTGGCATTTTAGGCTACAGATGCATGTTACTAGCTTACATTCATGTTCCTGTccaccagcacctccatgtgtttctcctcagggctgctctccatccAGCCTGTATTTGTGTTAGGGATTGCCATGATCCCAGGGCAGTGCCTTGCACCTGGCCTTGTTGGGCTGATGAGGGCCCACCTGAGGGCTGTGCAGGTCAGCAGCCCTTCCCTCCAGTGCACTGATGGCACCTCTCAGCTTGTAAATCTGCTTAAATGTTTTCCCAACAGGAAACTGATCAGTCCCTTGAACTACTTGTGTTTCAGATTAATATATTACTTGCTAGATCTGTAAATtagcattcttttctctttctgttttcacagtggAATTTCTTTCTCTACTATGAAAGGAGAATGTTTCACTGggtctttccttcttctgtgaAGTTTGATGGCACTGTATTATACTTGgtctgatttttctgttgtctgaaGATGTTCAGAAGACATTTAGATGTGCTTACAGAGTTCTTAATCCAGAAGTGAAATGCAGAGTATGTTTCCTCAGAGGTGGCTGTTCAGCACGGGGTTTTTGCAGTCagaaaaacattactgaaaggaagaaaagcagcatctaTACCTTGTACGTGTAACAGTTGTGTTTGTCTCATGGAAGGAAATAGGCATTGCTGATGCATTGAGCAATAACCCATTTTGCTGACTCCGCACTGTTGTTCTTGTCTTGTACTTTCTGTTTGGGAAAGCTGACGTAGCTCCTCTGTTAGTGATGTTTCCATTGAATCTCCTGATCCATATTTCAGATTCCAGTGTACTATTGCAATGCAAATAATTACTCTTCATCTTCACTGTTTGTTATATAGTGAGAGTTTTTGCAGCTCTAATGCAGCCTTAAAGAAACAGAACTCAGATTCATTCAGGAAATGTTCAAcgcttgttttcctttgtctctgAGCTGTCTCAGCAAATAGCCTTTCAAGCTGCAGCGTGGTGTAGTGGagagaggaaggcagcagcagctttgatTACCTTCTCCTCAAGAATGCAGTTAGCTCTTAGCAGCTGACTCCTCTTAATGTGGTGTCTGCCAGGACTCCAGGcccatttctgcagtgctcctCCCCAGCCGGGTGCCCCAGCATGTCctggtgctgggctctgtgcttcTGCCTGTTGGGCTCAGCTCCCTATGTGCAGTCAGCTGCACTCTGCTCCATTGCCCAGGTTGTTAAGGAAGATGTTAAACAACCTGCATTTGGTGTTGGAAAATCCTGTTCTTGGTTCCCTAGGAGCACcccaggccaggctgggtggggaTGTGAGCAACCTGGGTtatgggaggtgtccctgcctataacagggggttggaaccttaacagtcccttccaacccaaaccattctgtgattccatgttaaggaaaaaaatggagtcTTCCATCTAAACACCTGTTGTTGGACTGGTCTACACTGATGTAAGCTGGTGGGTGTCTGCTTGCTCTACTTCTGGGGTTGTCCCGTCTAAACCAGCTCACATAACTAACAGTTTGTCTGCACTTTAAATAGTGGTTATTTCTTGGAGAGcagatctgtttttctgaaggatCAACTTGTTGCTTTGGAGCTTTTCCCCAGAAAGGCACTTTTATGTCATGTTTCCTTGTAAATGGCTCATCAAAGTGTTCTTGGAAGCCCCACATGTCTGTTTATCAGCGTTCTTCCTTcttgacatttatttctgtattaccTGCAGGGGAATATGGGTACTATATAGACttgaaaatgtacttttttcttcctgattaaAGATACCCTTTAGACTCCCTGTGGGAGGACATTTTGCCACCTTTTTCTTGTTCCAGGTGACCTTAATGTTCATGCATTGTGCGGTTAGTGATGTTACTTGATCCAAACAATGTCTGTATCCTCTTATGCTGCCTGATACTGAGCAGCTGCACATTTCTGCACTGGACAGTTTAAGCAttggaatgggctccccagggaggtggttgagtcaccatccccacATGTggttaaaaaacattttgctgtggtgctcagggctgtgatttagcagggggttgttaGAGTTGAggtaggatggttgggttgtggttggactggatgatcattaaggtcttttccaacctgagcaattccatgattcttggatgactccaccacctccctgggcagcccctgccAGTGTCTGACCATCCTTTcagggaagaaatatttcctaataacCAACCCAAACCTCCTCGGtcacaacttgaggctgttcCCTGAGTAAGGAAATACCTTCATGGATTTAAAGGCAGATTTTAGCTGCTTGTTTTAAATTCTCCCCATTCTTTTTCTGGTCCTTTGTGAAGCACAGTTTTACTCAGTGTAAACAGCCTTTGTGCAGAGGAAGACTTCTcagcttttttcattttttttgctttcatcagTTTGTTTTGGTTAAAATTCTTGCCCAACTCCAATTCAGGCAGAGCAGTAGCAGCTGAAAATGGAGTTTGGAGTATGTCTGGTTCACAGTGCCAGTGCAAAGTCTGAAGTTCGTGCTTACAGTAAAGACAGCGTGTGTTTGTAGCTCTCAGCTGTGAGGAGCTTACTGTGATGTCATTTAATGAGGTTGGAGGATGAAAAGTCAGTTCTTAGACTAATTTCCCCTTGTCATCATCCCTTGGTactcatattcttttttttgctttagttGATCTCTAGAAATGTTAGAATTTGTGAAACACTTTATTTTACAGCaatgaaattgaaaatatatCCTAAGGCAAAGTGTGGTCTGGGGTGTATTTATTGTATGTTgtgtatttattgtattttcagaTCCTACAGTAAGGATTTGGAGCAGCCCTTCaaagcttttttccttgttaGCAGCTGAAGTTATACCTGAAATCTGAAGGGGCTCGCTGTGGTTGGGCTGTATCAGTCTTACTGAgggcatttttttcctgcacagttTTGGTTAAGCAGTGGTAATGCAAACTTAACAGTAGTCTGTTTCAGTATGGTTCCTCTTGATACTCCAATTGAGGGGTTACCATAGTTTAAGGTTGGTGGCATGTAACACAGAGGAGGAATGCAAACCTAATTGCATAAAGTGCTGCTTATTGggaagaaatgttatttatttatctctgtGGACTCAAGTTAGTGAAGGTACAAACGCTGCCTATTTGTCTCTATTCTGTAGTAATCAATTATTTCactcttctgcagcatttcagaaacGAGAGAGCCATGGCCACAGAAATCGGCTCCCCGCCCCGATTCTTCCACATGCCGAGATTCCAGCACCAGGCGCCTCGGCAGCTCTTCTACAAAAGGCCTGATTTTGCACAGCAGCAAGCgaagcagcagcttcctttTGATGGAAAGCGTATGAGAAAAGCTGTGAACCGAAAGACTATTGATTACAATCCCtctgtaattaaatatttggaGGTTAGTTAATTCTTGAATTCTTTGAaaaacttccttccttcctgcaatTCAGGATCGTGATTTCTAGGTATCTGTGGAATAGTCTGGAATCCTGAGAGATCTACAGCTGCCACTTAAAACCTACTGATAAATGTCTGTAAACTTGACGTGGGATGAATTCAAGAGTCTTTGGTGCTCATAATAAAACTGCACATATACATAACTGAATTTATAGCTGAGTTGTTAGCAGCAATGTGAACTTTGTCTGTATTGGAATTCCAAGCTGGGAGTTCTTCCTAATGACTTCTGTGATGTTCTGACTTCTTAACGAGCTAACTGTGAGTGCAGGATGTTTTAACTGAAATTCTACCTCACATTTttaatacacacacagaaacaagtTGGTGAAGTCTCCAATACGAAGCCAAAATatactttatttctattttatataaagtactttttaaaagttGGTGTTTTGACATCTCACATCATGTAAAGCATCCAAGTTATTTTTTATCACTGAGTCTTGGTTTTGTGCATTTGAATGTATTGTTATCTTAATGCTCATACCAGGCTGCCTATCGGCATGTTCCTTATTTGCTGTAGTGGTGGTATAAACCAggagttttcttcttctttccagaATAGGGTATGGCAAAGAGACCAAAGAGATATGCGAGCAATCCAGCCTGATGCAGGATATTATAATGATGTAAGTAAAATCTTTCTAATTCCTGTGAAAGTTTTGTGGATAAAATTGGTCCAGAAAATTGGAGGGACTCTGCTTGTCGGCTGGGATTATCTTTTCCTCCACATGAGGTCATAAATACATGACAGGTCTTCACCCTACATTATCTGCTGCTATTGAAGTCTATGCCcatgaaaaaaactgaaattggATAGGATTTTAAAGATGGAGATAAGTATTTTCGTAGTGCAGGGAGTTTAGCACCTTCCTCTTGAAGACACTGATTCTGCACATTTGAGATTGTGAGCCACGCTGGTTTCTAAATGCAGATGTATTCCCTAACCCTGCAAACTGGAGCTTGGTTTTCTATACATGAGTGTTCAGAATGCATGCTTTCCTTGCAGTCTCTGattagaaatgttatttctaaaccttctgtttcttctttcttagttGGTCCCTCCTATAGGAATGCTGAACAACCCTATGAATGCTGTAACGACAAAATTTGTTCGGACTTCTACTAATAAAGTAAAATGCCCAGTATTTGTTGTCAGGGTGAGTATAGTGTTGGGGTTACTTAGTTGTGTTGCCTTATTTTTGGGTTTTGGCACTTCTAACTGCAAAGCGAAACAGAGGAGCAGTTTaagcatttccaaataaaatcaCCATGTAGAACGTCTGAACtacttctgtgtttgctgtttttttttttctggagacCTAAGAAATGAAACAGGTCTAAGTAGAAGGTACTACTTACTTTTGGAGTTTGGGGTGCATTTAATCTTTTTCATAGATTTGTAGAGGAGGTAATGTATTTTCACTCAGATAAAAGACTGATAAATGTCTCTGCACTCCTTAATTCTTGTAGCATCTTTTAACAACTTTCCGTTTATTTCAGCTGGATTGTTTAATATGGTTTGTTAGAGCTGTGTTAGTGCCaataaactgtttcttctttatgattacgttttgttgctgttgctttaaCTGCTGTAACTTTGTCCTGTTGTTAACAAAGGTCAAAAAGCCCTCTGGCATGCTTCTACATTTTTGTCTATTTTGTATTGACTAGCACGTGACTTAGTAAATGCCAGTGATGAAATGCCCTGAAAAGTAGCTTAAGATCTATTCAGATGattgtaaagaaatatttgaatgttATGTATTTGCAGAGTTGAGTTAagtctttcttttgcagtggACTCCTGAGGGGAGACGCTTGGTTACTGGTGCATCTAGTGGAGAATTCACTTTGTGGAATGGACTGACTTTCAATTTTGAAACAATATTACAGGTAAATTCATCTATCAGGGTATCTGTCTGTTACCTTGAGGTCCTTGAGCATGTTTTGGGAACACATCTTCACCTGCTTGTGATGGACCTGTTGTCTAAATGTGGCAGTGGAAGCATCAGGGCGctgggttttggtttgtttggttggttttttttccttttttttttttttagttaaattTTTATCCTGTTCTATCCCTGTATCAAACTGTGGCCATAGACAGTCCATTTAATGCTTatcattctgtttctgtatgaTGTACTAACAGTTCCAGTCACTTTGGAAACAAAGTGTAAATAAATACTCTCTTATTTAGACTGTGATTTGATACAGAGTAAGGGAATCCTTCTCTACCCCTTCAACTTTTTGAATCTAACTAGATTGtcattgtttgcatttctttgttacAGCTGTTTGAGTGGGAGCTTCTTTAACTCTTATGTTTGTGTAGCTCAGGCAGTTTTTGAACGTGTTTACTagaagttttgtttctgaatttacAGGCTCACGACAGCCCGGTAAGGGCTATGACTTGGTCACACAATGATATGTGGATGTTGACAGCAGACCACGGGGGATATGTGAAATACTGGCAGTCCAACATGAACAACGTCAAGATGTTCCAGGCACATAAGGAGGCGATTAGAGAGGCCAGGTTTATACACAATATACCATTTTCTGTAGTACCTATTGCCATGATTAGACTGTTCTCTCAGTGTATTCTGGGTGCAAAAATGCATGGGTTCTGTCAGATTCTGGGAAACTTCCTGCACCACataaacacagtattttcttttgtttccacatTCTCACCGTTTTGCTGGCACCTTTCTGAATTAGTATTGTCCCAGTATACGCCTCTGCAATATGTTAGAGATGTATTTGTCTGCCGCATTTTGCACTGgtattcttttcatttttatatggTGACAATGTGTATCAGTTATTCCTTTTTATACGCACTGTGTAAGACAACAATTTCATTCCAAATAAAGAATTCAGTCTTTAATACCCtaactgaataaaatataaagccttcagaaataaaacacctGCATAGTTctcacaaaataataaaacactaAATAAAGTGAAGAACTGCTTGGCTTGGTGAAGCCAAGACTTCCAGTAATACTAAATACCCACACAGACTGCCACATACAGAAGTCTAATGTTAATACTGAATGGGTTCTTCAAGCCTGAAACTGTAAGCAAGCCATTGAAGAGAAGACTATAGGATATtctctttgttcagttttgatACTTCAAATGTgcaaatgtatatttatatatacacatataaaaaatGGAATCTAAAGTGATATTGTCAGTAAGATGTAAATGAAGGATTTCTCTAAAGCAAGTCTGCATATAATCTTTAGTGAGATACAGAAATAGAAGAATTGTTTTAAAGTAAGCCTGAAGAGAAGCTACAAACCCAAAATGAAGCTAAAGCAGTGTTTCTTTGGGTTCAGGTGCTGGCCCTTGGTGATAAAGGTTCGCTGCCACCAAAGCACATTCCACTAAAGTCACCATTTTTCTTTGATAGGGTGtagcattttctgtttggttaTGAAAAGTTCGTTTACTGTCATGACTAAATATTGTGGCCTTACGCTGaatttctctgctctctcctgATCATAAAGATCAAGGATTTCAAGAGGGCTCTCATGGTCCTTCACTGCACCAGAAAGGGACCGAGTGCTGTCAGTTGCTGGAGGTGTTCTGGCCCTTGATTAGAGCTATATAACTCCTTACTTTTCCAGTGACTTTCTTCATGCGATGTTGACTGCTCAATCTGGAAGCTGCTTCTGTGTCTGTAGAATTCTTTTTGTGGCTTGGGTAAAAGAAGGGAGGTTTACCAAATTTCTTTTACAATAAGTGATATGGTTGTTTTATATACTGCTTATTTTATCACCAATTGATTCAACTAGCTTTTTCATGTGACCAGCTTTcccttatttttgcttttctgctgcaaatCACCTGTGGCTGAAGAGGAGTTTTTTCCCTAAGAACTGTTCTCCTGTGCCTCTATACGGTGTCACTTGCTTATTGTATtgcaaaacatgaaaatctAGGGTGACGTTTACCAAGTCATATTGCTGTTGCTTCTCATCCTGCAAAAAAGGTGCTACTGTATGCAGTCCATGGGTAGGAAGGTGCTAAGAATAAGTTCTGGATTTCTCATTTGACTGGGGACAGCAAAGCAGTATTAATCCCATGCTAAATTCATGTCTTGTGATGAAGTGGCAGGCAACGTATTCACTTTAAAGTCCCTGTGTTCAAATGCATCTTTCAGTGTATAACACCTTACAGTATGATTTTGCCCTGTCTGAGAAGCATAGATAATCTGTTAAATGCTGACTTCTTTCCCCTGCTGTGTGTCTTCATGTAACAGTTTCTCACCCACGGATAATAAATTTGCTACATGCTCTGACGACGGCACTGTTAGAATCTGGGACTTTCTTCGTTG includes:
- the WDR33 gene encoding pre-mRNA 3' end processing protein WDR33 isoform X6, with the protein product MATEIGSPPRFFHMPRFQHQAPRQLFYKRPDFAQQQAKQQLPFDGKRMRKAVNRKTIDYNPSVIKYLENRVWQRDQRDMRAIQPDAGYYNDLVPPIGMLNNPMNAVTTKFVRTSTNKVKCPVFVVRWTPEGRRLVTGASSGEFTLWNGLTFNFETILQAHDSPVRAMTWSHNDMWMLTADHGGYVKYWQSNMNNVKMFQAHKEAIREASFSPTDNKFATCSDDGTVRIWDFLRCHEERILRELERQRL
- the WDR33 gene encoding pre-mRNA 3' end processing protein WDR33 isoform X4, which encodes MATEIGSPPRFFHMPRFQHQAPRQLFYKRPDFAQQQAKQQLPFDGKRMRKAVNRKTIDYNPSVIKYLENRVWQRDQRDMRAIQPDAGYYNDLVPPIGMLNNPMNAVTTKFVRTSTNKVKCPVFVVRWTPEGRRLVTGASSGEFTLWNGLTFNFETILQAHDSPVRAMTWSHNDMWMLTADHGGYVKYWQSNMNNVKMFQAHKEAIREASFSPTDNKFATCSDDGTVRIWDFLRCHEERILRGHGAAASCLTKHPACSEASRCAT
- the WDR33 gene encoding pre-mRNA 3' end processing protein WDR33 isoform X5; translated protein: MATEIGSPPRFFHMPRFQHQAPRQLFYKRPDFAQQQAKQQLPFDGKRMRKAVNRKTIDYNPSVIKYLENRVWQRDQRDMRAIQPDAGYYNDLVPPIGMLNNPMNAVTTKFVRTSTNKVKCPVFVVRWTPEGRRLVTGASSGEFTLWNGLTFNFETILQAHDSPVRAMTWSHNDMWMLTADHGGYVKYWQSNMNNVKMFQAHKEAIREASFSPTDNKFATCSDDGTVRIWDFLRCHEERILRGLLQDICSLSS